One region of Triticum aestivum cultivar Chinese Spring chromosome 6B, IWGSC CS RefSeq v2.1, whole genome shotgun sequence genomic DNA includes:
- the LOC123138903 gene encoding uncharacterized protein, whose protein sequence is MPLKTPCRLVYSTRGPSRFVKKKEDHRKSTGSPPLPLAHGVIAAATTHAGRFRRPPATRNTPPSSPWSGPASPPARFSAPVLCRPLPTPLLWLGFRAGLRRRVSGGPSYLDHHRVASFRHRFTHRGLHRKSVCTYFAVRRNFVYLRTEESKTGPPLYLGSLRSREQEWAHPNLGHQSLDIHSLFCNPSQAPRLHLPPHRRKLAVPCSGGVHCMGGGETCICMEADKMQDIFFSFTDYYYNTRAFSRREHRDFKFL, encoded by the exons atgcctttg AAAACACCCTGTCGTTTGGTGTATTCAACCCGCGGTCCGAGCAGATTTGTGAAGAAAAAAGAAGACCACAGAAAGAGCACGGGCtcgcctcctctccctctcgcccATGGAGTCATCGCCGCCGCGACCACCCACGCTGGCCGCTTCCGGCGACCTCCGGCGACGCGCAACACGCCCCCGAGCTCCCCATGGTCCGGGCCTGCCTCCCCTCCGGCCAGATTCTCCGCTCCCGTCCTCTGCCGCCCACTTCCAACCCCACTcctgtggctagggtttcgggcaggGCTTCGCCGGCGCGTCTCCGGCGGCCCCAG TTATTTGGATCATCATCGTGTCGCAAGTTTCCGACATCGCTTTACACACCGTGGACTTCATCGGAAATCCGTCTGCACGTACTTCGCTGTCCGCCGGAACTTCGTCTACCTGAGGACTGAG GAAAGCAAGACAGGGCCGCCTTTATATCTTGGGTCACTCCGTAGCAGGGAGCAAGAGTGGGCACATCCGAATTTAGGACATCAGAGTTTAGATATTCATTCACTGTTTTGCAATCCATCTCAAGCTCCACGGCTTCACCTTCCTCCACACCGTCGGAAACTG GCCGTGCCATGTTCCGGTGGAGTCCACTGTATGGGTGGCGGTGAAACATGTATTTGCATG GAAGCTGACAAAATGCAGGACATATTCTTTTCCTTCACGGACTACTACTATAACACACGGGCATTTTCACGAAGAGAACATAGGGATTTTAAGTTTTTGTAG